The Acidianus manzaensis genome has a window encoding:
- a CDS encoding ABC transporter ATP-binding protein: protein MKFIQIKNLEVYYPGRMKPSLVIDDLEIEDGESVLIVGKSGSGKSTLINSINGVIPNMITAEVDGEIYVYGKDPRKQPIYETARLVGTLLQDPETQVFNYTVKDEIAFGPENFMLPKDEIEKRVELSAKMTGVTELLDRDISNLSGGELQRTALASVLAMQPKALILDEPTSNIDPKGTAEIFSLIKTFRSERRSLIIVEHKLDRVLPYVDRVILIDGGRILFDVEKNELIDKADLLYSAGVEIPEYYLYLKKIGATKLDPKYLKDFRYSPPPRKQGAEEILYAKAKVYTKTGEVLVDTELKLRKGEIVALMGNNGAGKSTLLKAIMGLLDKKLKSDVTLIVKGKDLSKKGLAERGSYIGYLPQNFDIMFVKRSVEGEVSFAMKNRKNFNQEKLNNILKEFSLYKIRKEDPLLLSMGQRRRVAMASVISSGADIVLMDEPTSGQDWYHRLMLGKEVQEMRERGYTFLIVTHDSRFVDKFCDRVLVMKKGKIVLDGKPEDVFSRSDLDIYPPTEYLVTKNGVLEFSL, encoded by the coding sequence ATGAAATTTATACAAATCAAGAATTTGGAGGTTTATTATCCAGGTAGGATGAAACCATCGCTAGTTATAGATGATTTAGAAATTGAGGATGGAGAATCAGTATTAATAGTTGGTAAATCAGGTTCAGGAAAATCTACTCTAATAAATTCAATTAATGGCGTAATTCCTAACATGATAACAGCTGAAGTTGATGGTGAAATATATGTTTATGGTAAAGATCCTAGAAAGCAGCCTATCTATGAAACTGCCAGGCTAGTAGGTACTTTATTGCAAGATCCCGAAACTCAAGTATTTAATTATACAGTAAAGGACGAAATAGCCTTTGGTCCTGAAAATTTTATGTTACCAAAAGATGAGATAGAAAAAAGAGTAGAACTTTCTGCTAAAATGACTGGTGTAACTGAGTTATTAGATAGAGATATAAGTAATTTGTCTGGAGGAGAATTACAGAGAACAGCTTTAGCTTCAGTATTAGCTATGCAACCAAAAGCATTAATTTTAGATGAACCAACATCTAACATTGATCCTAAAGGTACAGCTGAAATTTTTTCCTTAATAAAAACTTTTAGAAGTGAAAGAAGGAGCTTAATTATAGTTGAGCATAAGTTAGATAGAGTATTACCTTATGTTGATAGAGTTATATTAATAGATGGAGGAAGAATTCTATTTGATGTAGAGAAAAACGAGTTAATTGATAAGGCCGATTTATTATATTCAGCTGGAGTAGAAATTCCAGAATATTATTTATATTTAAAAAAGATAGGTGCAACTAAATTAGATCCTAAATATTTGAAAGATTTTAGATATTCTCCTCCTCCTAGGAAACAAGGAGCAGAAGAGATTCTTTACGCAAAGGCAAAAGTTTATACAAAAACTGGTGAAGTTTTAGTAGACACTGAATTAAAGTTAAGAAAAGGAGAAATTGTTGCATTGATGGGTAATAATGGAGCTGGCAAATCTACTTTATTAAAGGCAATTATGGGCTTGCTAGATAAGAAACTTAAATCAGATGTTACATTAATAGTTAAAGGGAAAGATCTAAGTAAGAAAGGATTAGCTGAGAGAGGATCATATATCGGTTATCTACCACAAAACTTTGATATTATGTTTGTAAAAAGATCAGTTGAAGGAGAAGTTTCATTTGCAATGAAGAATAGGAAGAATTTTAACCAAGAGAAACTAAATAATATTCTAAAAGAATTTTCTTTATATAAAATAAGGAAAGAAGATCCATTATTATTATCTATGGGACAAAGGAGAAGGGTAGCTATGGCATCAGTAATTTCTTCTGGTGCTGATATTGTTCTAATGGATGAACCTACGAGTGGCCAAGATTGGTATCATAGGCTTATGCTAGGGAAGGAAGTTCAAGAGATGAGAGAAAGAGGCTATACATTTCTAATAGTTACTCATGATTCTAGATTTGTTGATAAATTCTGTGATAGAGTATTAGTCATGAAAAAAGGAAAAATAGTTTTGGATGGAAAGCCAGAAGATGTTTTTTCTAGATCAGACCTTGATATTTATCCACCAACTGAATATTTGGTGACAAAAAATGGTGTTTTGGAGTTTTCTCTATGA
- a CDS encoding energy-coupling factor transporter transmembrane component T family protein produces MVFWSFLYEQSLTQNVLSWFLFFYGVVFPILLLLSVLGLKGFLEITRYESGKTFLYKLNPLTKIIFGVVVMIVASTTIWWIGAILTLAVMFLYFTLTNGVRKFVYITILNAITIIGGTWGIAPYTPTSILQMVFPNPSSYTTVWVWPSYFTIMGYEPTLTLQALIYGLQISFRITAVLDSALLLILSTTTSDIFRMFSKIKVPLAVTFSILVGLRTVPRIFELFDTSIKMQFARGLGYNKPKIVNAFYFLYAGILAIVPTMVYLLRGAKNLAISADTRGFRAYNSRTSLVHLSIGKMDYIMFVIIIGLIVLDILANIYGFGRSIPYVGF; encoded by the coding sequence ATGGTGTTTTGGAGTTTTCTCTATGAGCAGTCTTTAACCCAAAACGTGTTAAGCTGGTTTTTGTTTTTCTATGGGGTAGTTTTTCCTATTCTTTTACTTCTCTCAGTATTAGGTTTGAAGGGATTTTTGGAAATAACTAGATATGAATCCGGCAAAACGTTTCTTTACAAACTTAACCCTTTAACTAAAATCATATTTGGCGTTGTAGTAATGATAGTAGCTTCTACTACTATTTGGTGGATAGGAGCTATTTTGACTTTAGCTGTTATGTTTCTTTACTTTACATTAACTAATGGAGTTAGAAAGTTTGTATACATTACAATATTAAACGCCATAACTATTATAGGAGGTACATGGGGAATAGCACCTTATACTCCAACAAGTATTTTGCAAATGGTTTTTCCTAATCCTTCATCTTATACTACGGTATGGGTATGGCCATCATATTTTACAATAATGGGATATGAACCAACATTAACTTTGCAGGCATTAATATATGGATTACAAATTTCTTTCAGAATAACAGCTGTATTAGATTCTGCTTTACTTCTAATATTAAGTACGACTACTTCAGACATATTTAGAATGTTTAGTAAGATAAAAGTACCATTAGCTGTAACTTTTTCAATCTTAGTAGGATTAAGGACAGTACCTAGAATATTTGAATTATTCGATACTTCAATAAAAATGCAATTTGCTAGAGGATTAGGTTATAATAAACCAAAAATTGTTAATGCATTTTACTTCTTATATGCAGGAATTTTAGCTATAGTTCCTACAATGGTTTATCTTCTAAGAGGAGCAAAGAATCTAGCAATATCAGCTGATACTAGAGGATTTAGAGCTTATAATAGTAGAACATCATTAGTTCATTTAAGTATAGGAAAAATGGATTATATAATGTTTGTAATTATAATTGGTCTTATTGTTTTAGACATTTTAGCAAATATTTATGGATTTGGAAGAAGCATTCCATACGTTGGGTTCTAA
- a CDS encoding phospholipase C → MISKIKIDKKILSLFFVLFLFVLPIYHSQSTQTPIKHVVIIIEENHSFDNIFGTYPFGWPPKINNITLSVMEPEGLYNNYTQLENSKNGVLGYITVPNVPWFPLFGNSHPYYADAWDTVDPYEGWTSYHGDYWFDTEDGFVYYSGPQSMAYFSYQQVGLLWDYAEEYTLADNYYSPVLGLTEPNRIAYMIGQPPNFYSDDVCNAIPFKESIMYQLQEYNITWGYFAYGYSGQIPWPIGAFIGISQYQNHFHSLTTFYEDLQDGNLPAVSWVMYITGYDDQYDMHPPYNITAGAVELTQTINAIMESPYWNSTVIFITFDEGGGYYDQITPPSINHYGLGQRIPLLIISPYAKEAWINNYTLSGYTLLGFIDYNWHLPYFTKWVEESDVQGLLKSFNFSKPRPPIILGPNNWTYPIPLQYPVHYGYIALVNPHVGFAQVYSAPELDLLLPLEIIAFGLTFASFKIKKVLLPGLLLMLITLGIAGFLDYSNNIYSFVTEYYMYSSLIGFLISGILALKRYRVYLKR, encoded by the coding sequence ATGATAAGTAAAATAAAAATAGATAAAAAAATATTATCCCTATTTTTTGTTCTTTTTCTTTTTGTTCTTCCTATTTATCATTCTCAGTCTACTCAAACTCCGATAAAGCATGTTGTTATAATAATAGAGGAAAATCATTCATTTGATAACATCTTTGGAACTTATCCATTTGGATGGCCTCCTAAGATAAATAATATAACACTTTCAGTTATGGAGCCAGAAGGGCTGTACAATAATTATACTCAGCTAGAGAATTCGAAGAATGGAGTTTTAGGTTATATAACTGTTCCTAATGTTCCATGGTTCCCACTATTTGGGAATTCTCATCCTTATTATGCAGATGCATGGGATACGGTAGATCCTTACGAAGGCTGGACATCATATCATGGAGATTATTGGTTTGATACTGAAGATGGTTTCGTTTATTATTCTGGTCCCCAAAGTATGGCATATTTCTCTTATCAACAAGTTGGTCTGTTATGGGACTATGCTGAAGAATATACATTAGCAGATAATTATTACTCTCCAGTTCTAGGATTAACAGAACCTAATAGGATAGCTTATATGATAGGACAACCACCAAACTTCTATAGTGATGACGTTTGTAATGCAATTCCATTTAAAGAAAGTATAATGTACCAATTACAAGAATATAATATAACCTGGGGATATTTTGCTTATGGCTATAGTGGTCAAATACCATGGCCAATAGGAGCATTCATAGGAATAAGTCAATATCAAAATCACTTCCATTCCCTAACTACATTTTATGAGGATTTACAAGATGGAAATCTTCCAGCAGTAAGTTGGGTAATGTACATAACTGGATATGACGATCAGTATGACATGCATCCTCCCTATAATATAACTGCAGGCGCAGTAGAGTTAACTCAAACTATTAATGCTATTATGGAGAGTCCTTATTGGAATTCTACTGTAATTTTCATAACTTTTGACGAAGGTGGCGGATATTATGATCAAATTACTCCTCCATCAATTAATCACTACGGATTAGGACAGAGGATTCCTTTACTTATTATATCTCCATATGCTAAAGAAGCATGGATTAATAATTATACATTAAGTGGATATACTTTATTAGGCTTCATAGACTATAATTGGCATTTACCATACTTTACAAAATGGGTAGAGGAAAGTGATGTTCAAGGTTTACTTAAATCCTTTAATTTTAGCAAACCTAGGCCACCAATAATTTTAGGACCAAACAATTGGACATATCCTATACCATTACAATATCCAGTACATTATGGATATATTGCTTTGGTTAATCCTCATGTAGGATTTGCTCAGGTATATTCTGCACCAGAATTAGATTTACTTCTGCCATTAGAAATTATAGCATTTGGATTGACTTTTGCATCATTCAAAATTAAAAAAGTGTTATTGCCAGGATTATTGCTTATGTTAATAACCTTAGGAATAGCAGGATTTCTAGATTATTCAAATAACATTTACTCTTTCGTAACAGAATATTACATGTATTCGTCTTTAATTGGATTTTTGATTTCCGGAATATTAGCATTAAAAAGATATAGAGTGTACTTAAAAAGGTAA
- a CDS encoding class II glutamine amidotransferase, translating into MCRMFAYYGFSSQRVKELFECLKKSASNDVYYPKPHEDGWGFILLTKDKLIHYRDVNPIFFVDDFPLNLKDEEMMIIVHARQASDKKLVSSFFSHPYLETNEKYIFYLAHNGSVDKEKIAKELNIESNYLVDSELLLKYLVQRENYDKIKEYTKSSLNIILLKIKRENREAELSFMNYYNEEYIKTKNVNEKYYVMFYSNKNGNAVFSSTLAHYCGEGKEVEKGKMIELGKMFIR; encoded by the coding sequence ATGTGTAGAATGTTTGCTTATTACGGTTTTTCTAGTCAGAGAGTAAAAGAATTATTTGAATGTTTAAAGAAATCAGCATCAAACGATGTATATTATCCTAAGCCTCATGAAGATGGCTGGGGATTTATTCTTTTAACTAAAGATAAATTAATTCATTATAGAGATGTAAATCCAATATTTTTTGTTGATGATTTTCCTCTCAATCTTAAAGATGAAGAGATGATGATAATAGTTCATGCTAGACAAGCTTCTGACAAGAAACTAGTATCTTCCTTTTTCTCTCATCCATACTTAGAAACTAATGAAAAGTATATTTTCTACTTAGCTCATAATGGAAGTGTAGATAAGGAGAAAATTGCAAAAGAATTGAATATTGAATCTAATTACTTAGTAGATAGTGAGCTACTTCTTAAGTATTTAGTGCAAAGAGAAAATTATGACAAAATAAAAGAATATACTAAATCATCTTTAAACATAATTTTATTAAAAATAAAAAGAGAAAATAGAGAGGCAGAATTATCTTTTATGAATTATTATAATGAAGAATATATCAAAACTAAAAATGTTAATGAAAAATATTATGTAATGTTTTATAGTAATAAAAATGGTAATGCAGTATTTTCATCTACTTTAGCTCACTATTGTGGAGAAGGAAAGGAAGTGGAAAAAGGAAAAATGATAGAACTTGGTAAAATGTTTATCAGATAA
- a CDS encoding proton-conducting transporter membrane subunit, producing the protein MESDLIICLIIIPLIANVFFFFKYIKYSTITASVFDIFISLYLLLFHVTVSNSLFFINDITIYFIIMVSSIYLLSSLFSINYLKGIKTKISEREYFLLLNFFTSSMFFALSINNIGLMWVGIEATTISTILLVVTEGTEASLEAGWRYTILVSAGVTFAFISVILIYYSFHTLSISTLLEERNSSLILKLASAIALVGFGTKVGVFPVNTWLPDAHSEAPAPISAMFSGVLLPVALYVLYIIYLISPLPILYSWFAIISIIVASIMMASQTNFKRLFAYSTIENMNLALLGFTYGSLTGAIILLISHAFGKAGAFYSSGSIFKMVGDKKIDEYGLWRLKFIPHSLLLSSLAVTGTPPFGTFIGEFLILSRILAFSTLQFILLIIFLAIVFISINFHISKMIFKGQRNLSEDKVMGIISLVSSVISLGIGIYILWWVI; encoded by the coding sequence TTGGAATCAGATTTAATCATATGTTTAATTATTATACCATTAATAGCAAATGTATTTTTCTTTTTTAAATATATAAAATACTCTACAATAACAGCCAGTGTCTTTGATATATTTATTTCTCTATACTTATTGCTCTTTCACGTTACTGTTAGTAATTCTCTCTTTTTTATAAATGATATAACAATTTATTTTATAATAATGGTATCTTCAATATACCTATTATCTTCTCTCTTCTCAATAAACTATCTTAAAGGGATTAAAACAAAGATAAGTGAAAGAGAATATTTTCTTTTATTAAATTTCTTTACTTCATCAATGTTTTTTGCATTAAGTATAAACAATATAGGCTTAATGTGGGTAGGGATAGAAGCAACCACAATTTCTACTATACTTTTAGTAGTTACAGAGGGAACTGAAGCTTCTTTGGAGGCCGGATGGAGATATACTATTCTCGTGTCTGCAGGAGTTACTTTTGCTTTTATTTCAGTTATTTTAATTTACTATTCTTTCCATACATTATCTATTTCTACTCTATTAGAAGAGAGAAATTCTAGCTTAATTTTGAAGTTAGCATCAGCTATAGCATTAGTAGGTTTTGGAACTAAAGTTGGAGTATTTCCAGTAAATACTTGGTTACCAGATGCTCACAGTGAAGCTCCTGCTCCGATAAGTGCTATGTTTTCAGGTGTACTTTTACCCGTTGCTCTATACGTACTTTATATAATTTATCTAATTTCTCCCTTACCAATATTATATTCTTGGTTTGCTATTATTTCAATAATAGTAGCATCTATAATGATGGCAAGTCAGACGAATTTCAAAAGATTATTTGCTTACTCAACAATAGAAAATATGAATTTAGCATTATTAGGTTTCACTTATGGTTCTTTAACTGGGGCAATAATTCTTCTTATTTCTCATGCATTCGGAAAAGCTGGAGCATTTTACTCATCTGGATCAATATTTAAGATGGTAGGAGATAAGAAAATTGATGAATATGGTTTATGGAGACTAAAGTTTATTCCTCATTCTCTACTTTTATCATCTTTAGCAGTAACTGGTACTCCGCCATTTGGAACTTTTATAGGAGAATTTCTTATACTTTCAAGAATTTTAGCTTTTTCTACTCTACAATTTATATTACTAATAATATTTTTGGCTATAGTATTTATATCAATTAATTTTCATATTAGTAAAATGATTTTTAAAGGTCAAAGAAATTTATCGGAAGATAAAGTAATGGGAATTATTTCTCTTGTTTCCTCTGTTATATCCCTTGGAATAGGAATCTACATTTTATGGTGGGTAATATGA
- a CDS encoding NADH-quinone oxidoreductase subunit B family protein translates to MNWFIKGIKKGIKTEKFPQQSPEDVSIWSTKIVKNQGGTVECPTKSIEEEKWNPSRCIFCGRCYPQYSPSNDIGIFEIKQNNKLFKRSFYLYPIDIGTCGGCNFELKLLTSPQYDMSRFGIFFTNTPRHADALLVMGVITERMKEVLERAYDAMPNPKLVIALGTCAISGGLIGNNPEIKPDVIIYGCPPNPYTILKALIKAKGE, encoded by the coding sequence ATGAATTGGTTTATAAAAGGAATAAAGAAAGGAATAAAAACTGAAAAATTTCCACAACAAAGTCCAGAAGATGTAAGTATATGGTCTACTAAAATAGTTAAAAACCAAGGAGGAACAGTAGAATGTCCAACTAAATCAATAGAAGAAGAAAAATGGAATCCAAGCAGATGCATATTTTGTGGCAGATGTTATCCTCAGTATTCCCCTAGTAATGATATTGGTATTTTTGAAATAAAACAAAATAATAAACTATTTAAAAGATCTTTCTATCTTTATCCAATAGATATAGGAACTTGCGGAGGCTGTAATTTTGAATTAAAATTATTAACTTCTCCACAATACGATATGAGTAGATTTGGTATATTTTTTACTAATACTCCAAGACATGCAGATGCATTGTTAGTAATGGGAGTAATAACAGAAAGAATGAAAGAAGTTTTAGAAAGGGCATATGATGCTATGCCCAATCCAAAATTAGTTATTGCATTAGGTACGTGTGCAATTTCCGGAGGATTAATAGGAAACAATCCTGAAATAAAGCCTGATGTAATAATCTATGGTTGTCCTCCTAATCCTTATACGATTTTGAAAGCATTGATAAAGGCAAAAGGTGAATGA
- a CDS encoding proton-conducting transporter membrane subunit, whose protein sequence is MLPQFYPYYIYIGFIISIVISILNRKAGYILSSIFSIVFLGYGIIVRNIYTDFFIIASLVWFFSSIFSILYDNYGKWLAPLFITSILGMSIALTSNNYLDFLAGWEIMTIPAYAIIGLNKKIDYPAFTFMGFGELSTVLVLSGFLYAYDTTGTIEFVKLYTIIPLIISTFGFIIKMGIFPFFVTEWLPIAHGNSPANSSAILSASMTLVALYGIVKMTLLSPISPIFGYIIMSIGGFSVFFGALYAYVSNHVKGLPAFSTIENNGAILASIGAYMIAPNSVIGDFALFTTITYAFAHSLAKTGIFLISGSVEGEDFDSIKVIRNKIGEIGGIFLTSSMSGLLPNIGGVATWSLLETLFMESYALHSVLSSVPIIAGSIIAMGEGFATAAMVKFISYTQIFKGFRGNNTKIVIPSIVGIIVLLFGSITYFLYPGFVGGDESLGMLNGFIIFSKISSTQTFGGISPFYVLVLIIIFSLVTLGIFGKPKVRRSEVWNNGVRPKEQYSSFAFANNIRMMLAKLLRTKISPNGLEVSSDIFWEIMYFIAKQYTKFSRLFAITYMNSNITWYMIYMIIAFLIVTILVVIL, encoded by the coding sequence ATGTTACCTCAATTTTATCCTTATTATATTTACATTGGCTTTATTATCTCTATAGTAATCTCTATACTAAATAGGAAAGCTGGATACATACTTTCGTCAATTTTTTCTATAGTATTCTTAGGATATGGAATAATTGTTCGTAACATCTATACTGATTTCTTCATTATAGCTAGCTTAGTTTGGTTCTTTTCGTCAATTTTTTCCATTCTTTATGATAATTACGGAAAATGGCTTGCTCCATTATTTATTACATCAATTTTAGGCATGTCAATCGCTCTTACGTCAAATAATTATCTAGACTTTCTTGCAGGCTGGGAAATAATGACCATTCCCGCTTATGCAATAATAGGATTAAACAAGAAAATAGACTATCCTGCATTCACTTTTATGGGATTTGGAGAGTTAAGCACAGTTTTAGTTCTTTCAGGCTTTCTATATGCTTACGATACTACTGGTACTATAGAATTTGTTAAATTGTATACTATAATTCCATTAATAATCTCTACCTTTGGTTTTATAATAAAGATGGGCATTTTTCCATTTTTTGTTACTGAATGGCTACCAATAGCTCATGGTAATAGTCCTGCTAATTCTTCAGCTATATTAAGCGCTTCAATGACTTTAGTGGCATTATATGGTATAGTTAAGATGACTTTACTCTCCCCTATTTCGCCAATTTTTGGATATATAATCATGAGTATAGGAGGTTTCTCAGTATTTTTCGGGGCATTATATGCTTATGTTTCTAACCACGTAAAAGGATTGCCTGCGTTTAGTACTATAGAAAATAATGGAGCTATATTAGCGTCAATAGGAGCTTACATGATTGCTCCTAACAGTGTCATAGGAGACTTTGCATTATTTACTACAATAACTTATGCGTTCGCTCATTCTTTAGCTAAGACAGGAATTTTCCTAATATCAGGTAGCGTGGAAGGGGAAGATTTTGATTCTATTAAAGTAATAAGGAATAAAATAGGTGAAATAGGCGGGATTTTTCTTACATCATCTATGTCTGGATTATTACCTAACATAGGTGGCGTAGCTACTTGGAGCCTTTTAGAAACTCTGTTTATGGAGTCTTATGCTTTGCATTCAGTTCTTTCTTCAGTTCCTATAATAGCAGGATCTATAATAGCTATGGGAGAAGGCTTTGCTACTGCAGCAATGGTAAAATTTATTTCTTATACTCAAATATTCAAGGGATTTAGAGGAAATAATACAAAAATAGTTATTCCTTCTATAGTAGGTATTATAGTTCTTTTATTTGGTTCAATTACATACTTTCTTTACCCTGGATTTGTAGGGGGAGATGAAAGTTTAGGAATGCTTAATGGTTTTATAATTTTCTCAAAAATTTCTTCTACTCAAACTTTTGGAGGCATATCTCCATTTTACGTATTAGTACTTATTATTATCTTTAGTCTCGTTACTTTAGGTATTTTTGGAAAACCAAAAGTTAGAAGATCTGAAGTATGGAATAATGGAGTAAGACCAAAAGAACAGTATTCGTCATTTGCTTTTGCAAACAATATTAGAATGATGTTGGCTAAGCTTTTGAGGACGAAAATATCTCCTAATGGTTTAGAAGTATCCTCAGATATTTTCTGGGAAATAATGTACTTCATAGCAAAGCAATACACAAAATTCTCTAGATTATTTGCCATAACTTATATGAATAGTAACATTACTTGGTATATGATTTATATGATAATTGCTTTTCTAATAGTAACTATTTTAGTGGTGATTTTATGA
- a CDS encoding respiratory chain complex I subunit 1 family protein, producing the protein MISAIIEAIIQVIGVILLSPLYAGILDKWKANVSSRRGQSIFQPYYDIFKLIRKETVVSNYASSLFIYTPYVIFSVYIVISFVIPVVYPMPVFFTPTVDFLGGALLFSLASFLKITSSMESGSNFVALGSARATSFSFLGESTLITVFFAVALITGTNNPYIEHEFAEIPKYYLAIDHILATIAFFMLWLFETGKLPVESSGLAEMGMIDDGLIYEYSGKPLALLKWGGYMKQYLLGSVLLNVFLLPWGMQLGIIGAIEDLGIMFLKWIFLIFIALIIDTSLAKLRLFKVQDFLAVAFVLSILSLLLSVIQNV; encoded by the coding sequence ATGATTTCAGCCATAATAGAGGCAATAATTCAAGTTATTGGCGTTATACTACTTTCTCCATTATATGCAGGAATACTAGACAAGTGGAAAGCCAATGTGTCTTCGAGAAGAGGACAGAGCATATTTCAGCCTTACTATGATATTTTCAAATTAATTAGGAAAGAGACAGTAGTTTCCAATTACGCATCTTCCCTCTTTATTTATACTCCTTATGTGATATTTTCCGTATATATTGTTATATCTTTTGTTATTCCAGTAGTATACCCAATGCCAGTGTTCTTTACTCCTACTGTAGATTTCTTAGGTGGTGCTTTACTCTTTTCGTTAGCGTCTTTTCTGAAGATAACTTCTTCTATGGAATCTGGAAGCAATTTTGTTGCTTTAGGTTCTGCCAGAGCTACTTCATTCAGTTTTCTTGGAGAGTCAACATTGATTACTGTATTCTTTGCTGTAGCATTAATTACTGGGACAAATAATCCATACATAGAGCATGAATTTGCCGAAATACCTAAGTATTATTTAGCTATAGATCATATTTTAGCTACTATTGCTTTCTTTATGCTCTGGTTATTTGAAACTGGAAAATTACCAGTAGAGAGTTCTGGCCTAGCTGAAATGGGAATGATAGATGATGGTTTAATTTATGAATATAGTGGAAAGCCTTTGGCCTTACTTAAATGGGGAGGATACATGAAACAATACTTGTTAGGTTCAGTATTGCTGAATGTTTTCTTATTACCTTGGGGAATGCAATTAGGAATAATAGGAGCAATAGAAGATCTAGGAATAATGTTCCTAAAATGGATTTTTCTAATTTTTATCGCATTAATAATAGATACCAGCTTAGCTAAGTTGAGGTTATTCAAAGTTCAAGATTTTTTAGCTGTTGCTTTTGTTCTTTCTATTTTATCCCTATTACTTTCGGTGATTCAAAATGTCTGA
- a CDS encoding hydrogenase, whose translation MSEIENEIIELISVGIIAIAFYIQGQAYYKPLIEGSGFQSVIIGGLSLLLGIMTGKIDYYILAIIIILLRGYIIPAVLLRTVKKYGEREKITGVASLLVIDLAFFFTAVIIIYEIIIAKIIPNGIYLIFPFSLFFQGLFLIASRRATPVQIIGYIEEENALVILGIFLIPIPLLIEASVFLDVLGLTVISTILILEKKEHYPIDELKG comes from the coding sequence ATGTCTGAAATAGAAAACGAGATAATAGAGTTAATTTCTGTAGGTATAATAGCAATAGCATTTTATATTCAAGGTCAAGCTTATTATAAGCCTTTAATAGAAGGTAGTGGATTTCAGTCAGTTATTATTGGTGGACTATCATTATTACTAGGAATAATGACTGGTAAAATTGATTATTATATATTAGCTATAATAATTATATTACTAAGAGGTTATATAATTCCTGCTGTCTTATTACGTACTGTTAAAAAATATGGAGAAAGAGAAAAAATTACTGGAGTTGCTTCATTACTTGTAATCGATTTAGCATTTTTCTTCACGGCTGTTATAATAATTTACGAGATCATTATAGCGAAAATTATACCAAATGGAATTTACTTAATATTTCCATTTTCCCTATTCTTCCAAGGTTTATTTTTAATTGCTTCAAGAAGAGCCACACCAGTTCAGATTATTGGATACATAGAAGAAGAAAACGCATTAGTTATTCTAGGTATTTTTCTCATACCAATTCCTTTATTAATTGAGGCTAGTGTATTTCTTGATGTATTAGGTTTAACTGTAATTTCTACAATCTTAATTCTAGAGAAAAAAGAACATTATCCAATAGATGAATTAAAAGGATGA